The window CATGAAATCCTACGCCAGCCCCGCCAAGCTGGAGTCCATCGATGGTGAGGCTGTCACCACGGGcctgtctgggaaacagggcctGCTCAGGGCCAGGATTTTAGGGAAGAATGACACAGAAAAGGCAGGAAAGTTGTTTTGCAAGAGCTGCAGTTGTTCATTTACTTTTTATTTAAGAGGAAGTCCAAGCAACTGCTTTgcaattttcttatttattttggaACGGTCATTCTCTTTTAATGTATATGTAATATACACAAATAATGTCTGTGTGTATACAAGCACACAATACATTGTTACTTGTTAAAAATAAGTATTTTGCTGGAGTAGGAGCCAGCAGAAAGAACAGTTGTAAGTTTTGCCTGGCTCATTAAAAATGTGTGTCCCTTGtcctttttctctcttctctgtAGCTTTATTAGTTTCTGTGTAGCTTTATTAGTTTCTTTAGGTAATTTTAGGTAAACTGATTTATGTgggtttgtcctttttttccAAACGTGCAGTGGGTTTATAATcaggcttttggggttttttacctgTCCTACAATCCTGCTTCCCTCCCACCCAGGGGCTCGGTACCACGCCCTGCTGATCCCAAACTGCCCCGGGGCTGTGACTGACCTGGCCAACAGCGGCTACCTGGCCAAGATCCTGCAGCACTTCAGCACTGAGAGCAGTAGGTGAACATCCCTGGGGGTTGGGTAGATGAAATGGGGCtcctgtgctgcctctgcagggTGGCTGCCTTCCAGAGACTTCAGAGTGTTGGCATGGCTGAAGAGCATTCCAAACTGGGAAGGAGAAAGGAGATGTCAAGGGGGAAAACAAATGGCTTAATGGGCCTTTAAAAATGGAAAGGGAgacttaaagggaaaaaaaagtgtctTAACGTGTCTTAAATAAGAAAAAGGGAgccttgaaaaggaaaaagaggtcTTAAAGTATCTTAAGGAGCAATGCCAGTAGCTTTTCAGGGCTTGTCTCAGAAGAAGGACTTGCTGCCTTACAGTGGTACAGAAATGGCTCTGTCCAAATCAGCAGCATTCAAGGCTCAGAGCCAAGTGTGGAATGTCCCAGGATCATCATTAAGGCTGCACTTAATCAAGACTTGGGGTGTGCTCCACATTTGAGCATTTGTGGAGCTGTCTCTGGAGTTGGAGTGGAAATCTGCAATTCTTGTTCTTCCTCTTACTGTAATGGTAATAAAATAATTGTAATACTGTAATAATTGTAGCAATTCTTATGATAGCAATAATTGCTACTGCAGGGTGCAGGAAAGCCCCTACAGCCTAAAGGAGCATTATCAGTGCAGTGTAACTTCACTGCAGCAGGGCAGCATGAGGCTCAGCTGTGTTTCCAGTATTTGGAGATGCTCACAAATGTGCTTTCATTCTTTTCTAGAGCCTATctgtgctgtggggcagggagtggCAGCTTTGTGTTGTGCCACCAATGAGGATAAATCCTGGGTTTTCCAGGGATACAGCCTGACAGGGGTAAGCCAAGCTTTTACCTTGTTTCTgctgtttgggggctttttttgcTGTGTGATTTCTGGTGGTTTTGAACTTCCTGTAAATATAAATTATCAGTTTGGTGCCCTTGGCTTGTGCAAGATATGCAGAGTTGTCGTTGACAAGGGGCCCAGCACTGGGTGCATGAAGGGTTTGTCCAACTTTTTAGTGGCATGTGGGGAATGCTTTCCCTCTGATTGTTCAGTAAACTTTaaactgaagcaaaaaaaaaaaagaaaaagagctggaaattcctgctgcagctctttgCATTTGTTGTTGAGGACTTACaaaaaatttttgtttgtttaatgaaTGCTAAGGATAAGTTATATTTCTCAAAGTACTGTTTCTTTTTGAAAGGTAGAGGAAGTCTTAggaaaaaagttaaaagtttTAGAAATAAAAGGCTGTTTGTACAAACTGGCTTGCAATTAAAGCAGCCAGTTACTGCTGATACTTTATTTTGTGTGTTCTGGCCTCACAGTCCATTTTATAATGTCAGAGTGATGCAAATGGCCCTAGTACAGCTTTCTAGTGTGGAAAATTAAGAAATAAGGATTTTGTGACTCACAAAAGCTATTCGTGTTCTCATGTGCTTCTCTTTGAGTTAAGGATCATTTATGACTCTCTGTGGATTGTTACAGTCCATGATGAAATAATTTAAGTCATGTTGTGGCCTAGCTATGGTTGCTGTGGAAGCCATAAAATTAAGTTCCTTCCTTTTGTGTATTACAGTTATAAGTGCTCCTAAATTTTCTGTCTGTAAGCTGTTTCCCATTTTCATTCCAACATGGATTACTGGGTTTGGACTCTGCAGGTGGCACAGCATCTGTGTCCAAATATTTGTGTGCCATGGACAGACAGGTCTGTGCCTTCCTGAAGTTAATCACACCTGCAGAAATTGTTTGGTGCTGTTATTTCCTCTTTACTTAACTCACTTAAGAGTTTCCATTTTGCTCCCTACACAAAATCCATCAAAGCTGCTTGTGGTCATTTGGCTGGGTGAATAGTAGAGGGAACAGAAATATAAATTTCAGGGAAGTATGTGCTGgtttttcttggctttttctgtttaaaaaagcCAGCCAAACTAATTTCCTTTTGATCTGTTTCAGCCCTCTGTGTACGAGCTGGTGAGGCAGCCCAATTTCGCCAGTTTGTCCATTATTGTGGAGGATTTTGTGAAGGATTCTGGAGCTACATTCAGTGGTGGGTCATGCCTGGTGTGTGGGATCTTGGGCACTTTGTGTCTTCCTTGGGAAATGAGTGTTTGTGTGCTGGTTGTGTCCAGCTGAGCAGGACTCTGGCAGGATCTCTCAGCTGCAATTCCCATTCCCTCATTTACCAATATATAACTGCTCATTTgcaaggccagcttggacagggcttggagcaacactggatactgggaggtgtccctgcctgtggcaggggggtgagactggatgagctttagtccaaaccagtctgggaatCTGTATGGAGTGAGGAAACTTAAAAATTCTGTTTGGGGTGCTGAGCAGTTGCTGGTAGATCTGATCACACTGGGGAGCTGTAATTGGCCAGAAAATGAGTATTTGATTTTTGTAGCATGGTGATCACAGCTCATGTCTGGCATAATATGAGTTTGTGTTTTATTGTGAGGTAATTGTAGTTTTCAAACACACACTTTTGAGTTTTTCATTATCTCCTGATATGTGTACTTTACCCACCTGCTGTTAACTGAGTCAAGGACTCAGTCCTGTCCTTTCAGAAAAGGATTTCCTAGGGAATGTTTTTCAGGATGAGAGGCTTGAGACTGCCCCTCTCTGCTGAGGTGATAGATCAG is drawn from Melospiza melodia melodia isolate bMelMel2 chromosome 6, bMelMel2.pri, whole genome shotgun sequence and contains these coding sequences:
- the GATD1 gene encoding glutamine amidotransferase-like class 1 domain-containing protein 1 isoform X2, giving the protein MSERLAKPSCLIVASAATAGVSAQSFLHCFTLASSAFNLQVATPGGKPIDFVDVNEGNTRWIQDFRMKSYASPAKLESIDGARYHALLIPNCPGAVTDLANSGYLAKILQHFSTESKPICAVGQGVAALCCATNEDKSWVFQGYSLTGPSVYELVRQPNFASLSIIVEDFVKDSGATFSASSPDAVHVVLDRHLVTGQNENSTLPAVQNLLILCNVRK
- the GATD1 gene encoding glutamine amidotransferase-like class 1 domain-containing protein 1 isoform X1, whose translation is MSERLAKPSCLIVASAATAGVSAQSFLHCFTLASSAFNLQVATPGGKPIDFVDVNEGNTRWIQDFRMKSYASPAKLESIDGARYHALLIPNCPGAVTDLANSGYLAKILQHFSTESKPICAVGQGVAALCCATNEDKSWVFQGYSLTGPSVYELVRQPNFASLSIIVEDFVKDSGATFSASSPDAVHVVLDRHLVTGQNENSTLPAVQNLLILCNVSRK